Proteins from a genomic interval of Apium graveolens cultivar Ventura unplaced genomic scaffold, ASM990537v1 ctg6836, whole genome shotgun sequence:
- the LOC141703612 gene encoding auxin efflux carrier component 5-like, protein MHSCNMLWLHFEMPSIMEECILIVSKAAVGTYMFCLGLFMAINKKIDENWSIGVPITGILWRFIMGPICWGLACLYLGLDGEVLKATIIQATLPPAYLSFYYAQEYRIDIDCISHG, encoded by the exons ATGCACTCCTGCAACATGCTTTG GTTGCATTTTGAGATGCCAAGCATTATGGAGGAATGTATTTTGATTGTGTCGAAAGCAGCTGTGGGCACTTACATGTTCTGCTTGG GTTTATTCATGGCAATTAATAAAAAGATAGATGAAAATTGGTCGATTGGAGTCCCTATTACCGGCATCCTTTGGAGGTTTATCATGGGACCAATTTGTTGGGGCCTTGCCTGTCTTTATTTAGGATTAGATGGTGAAGTGTTAAAGGCAACAATAATCCAG GCGACACTTCCTCCAGCATATTTATCTTTCTATTATGCTCAAGAATATAGAATAGATATCGATTGCATTAGCCATGGGTAA